The Acetomicrobium sp. S15 = DSM 107314 sequence ATCCTGCATCTCTTGAGGATAACCCCTCATCCAATCTTCGTCGGGGGCAGGGAAGCTCCAGCCAGCTTTTGTCTCAAGTTTCTCAGTGAGATATTCTTCAGAGAATATCTCTGGTGCAGGGGCATAAGCCTGACACGCATCCCCTCCGGATAGATTGCATTTAACAACGCTGTTGGAAAGCTGGACGGTGACTGTATTGACAACGCCTCCCAAAGTCACATCATTGGCAAAAACCGTAGCTTTAGTTTCGTCTTCAAAGGTCAAAAACACTGCTGACCAGTCTAAGGTGGACCCCAATGTCAAGACAAAAACTGAGGTTGTTTAAGATGGATTGCTAAGGTCTGTTCGTTTGCATGGTTCTTGGGTCTTGAGTAAATCTCATGAGGCGTCTTGTATCCCAAGGATTCGTGTAGCCGTTCTGCATTGTAGAATCTGAAATATCTGGCCAAACTATCTTTGGCTTCTCTTGCTGTCTCGTAACTATGAATATACACTTCCTCGTATTTCACCGTCCTCCATAGCCTCTCTATGAAGATGTTGTCGAACACACGACCTCTCCCATCCATGCTGATCTGTATGCCGGCCCCCTCAAGTATTCCCGTAAAATCGCTGCTCGTAAACTGTGAACCCTGATCGCTGTTAAATATCTCCGG is a genomic window containing:
- a CDS encoding Gfo/Idh/MocA family oxidoreductase codes for the protein MFLTFEDETKATVFANDVTLGGVVNTVTVQLSNSVVKCNLSGGDACQAYAPAPEIFSEEYLTEKLETKAGWSFPAPDEDWMRGYPQEMQDFMESICFDRDPISDGELGKEVVRVAYASYIAAEEGRKVEISELRNLKEVLFDEGCGQDGRAKGAGIVGTGDS
- a CDS encoding IS3 family transposase; the encoded protein is STDITYIRMNRGFMYLVAIMDWYSRYVLSWEISNTLDASFCLEALNRALSISRPEIFNSDQGSQFTSSDFTGILEGAGIQISMDGRGRVFDNIFIERLWRTVKYEEVYIHSYETAREAKDSLARYFRFYNAERLHESLGYKTPHEIYSRPKNHANEQTLAIHLKQPQFLS